GCAAGAGACCCCAAAAGCCCACCAAGGGCCAGAACACCATCCATCCCCAATGGGCAAGGGACACCTCCTGCACCTCAGGCTGTTGAGTAAACGCAGCCACGATCCCTTCGCGAAAGGCCAGGTGAACCAGCGCCAATATCAGGGCAACGCCAACACCCCATTGGGCCGCCCGTTTGACGGTTTGGTCCAACAATGCCGAAACGCCAGCAGCAAGAGGCCGAGACCCAACGCCAAGACGAGCGGGCGCAGAAACGCAAGCCGCAGCTCCACCTTCTCGTCAGATCCGTACGCCTGCGCGGCAAACCCCATTGTCCCCATGTGCAAGAACCCAAACAACCAATCGTTGCAAGGCCACGGTGTTCACGTCATCGTCCCTCCCATCCCCATCGCGCGCATGCGCGCTGTACGCTCACCTCAACCGCTCGGCAAACACGACCAGCTGCTGCACGAAATGGCGCAACCGTTCCTTGACGGTCGGATCGACGAGCCGGTAGCCTCCGCCTTCCTGCGCATAGTCGCCATCGCACGTGGCCACCTGGATGGGGATGGCCACGGCCAAAAGGCCGCGGGCGACAATTCGCAAGTGATCGAGCGGCTGTGTGCTGCGCATTCCGCCGCTGTTGGCCACGAGGCCGACGGGCTTGTTGCGGAATTGGTCCATGGTCAGGTGGTCGAGGGCGTTCTTCAGCGCGCCGGAATACGAGTTGTGGTAGTTGGGCGTCCCCCACACAAAGGCGTCGGCCGCATCGGCCAGCTGCACCAGGCGCCTCACGTGGGGATCCGGATGGTCGCCGGGACGACGGTGATACGCCGGGTCACACGGCGGAAGCGTCGTTTCCGCCAGGTCGAAGAGGTGCACCCGACACCCCCGCTCGTGAAGGAGCGTCGCCACCTCATCCAACAGCGCCCGCGTGTGCGATGGATTACGCAGGCTGCCGGAAAGGATCAGGACGTTCATGCGCTCGCCTCCTGTTCTTCGCAGGTTCAACCGGCTATGCCGCGAACAGGCGGCCTCTTCTCCTGCACCCTTGCGCGCCACAGCCCCACGGTTGAACCGGTCCACCACGGCCCCGCCCATCACCCCGAGAACCAGATAGGGAAGGGTGGTCACAAACAGCACGAGCCCCGCGCCGAACGCATGGCGGCTCACCTGGAGCGCCAGAAGCGTCAGCACCAGCGTATAGAGCGAGGTGCCGAGATGGGACAGGGCGTCGGCCAACCACAGGAGCTTGAGGTTCCGGTTCATGGTCGCCCCCCTCTCGCTCCGCACGGCGCCGTGCGCGCAACCGGTTGCATCCCCATCGTAACCAACCGCCTCGAAGCGTCACAACGTTTTGACGAAAACGGCAATCGGTTTGGAGGTCTTCCCGATGATTGACGTGCATCTTGGCGATCAACCGGAAGAAAAGATCCGGTTCACGTATTCGCCGCTCGGGGAACTCGTTCACGCGCTGGGCGCCCTCGTCAACCCCAAGCGGCATCCGCTGCACCTCCGCTGGATCCTCGCGCAAAAGGCCGCGCTGCCGCGCGACCTGTGGCGGGAAATCCGCGTCCTCTCCTTCGCCTACAAAACGTGGCAACTGGGCCTGTTCAGCCCGACGCCCGAAGACGACCTGCTCACGTTCGAGGATGAGCTGACGCGCGTGGCCACCCTCCCCCTCCCCCGGTTTGTGGAAGAGGTGGGGCGCGCCTTTACGCCCATGGAAGCGGAGCGGGATTTCACGGCCGAGGAAATCCTCGGCGACCCCATGGCCCAGCAGACGCTGCTGAAAGAAGCGCGGCGGCTCAGCCCGCTGTATGAGGAGCCGGCCCAGCAGCTGCTGGCTGATCCGGAGGCGCTGCGCGCGCGGTTTCTGCGGCTGTTGGCGCGGTTTTGGGAGGAGAGCTTCGCCGCGGAATGGGAACGGCTGGAGCCCCTCTTTCTTGCCGACATCGCGGAAAAGGGCGAGCGGCTGCGCCAAATCGGCCTGTACGCCTTCTTCCGGGAAACCTTCCCCGACTGCGTCGTGCACAAGCACGAAAACATGTTGCGCTTCCGCAAGCGGTACGAGGCCGTTGTCGACCTGGACCAGCACGACCATCTCCTCCTCGTGCCGAGCTGGTTCACCTGGTCCTTCTCGCGCGTGGAGTGCGACCCGCCGTGGACGCCGGCCATCATCTACCCGGTTGTTCGCCATGACCTGGCCCTCCGCGCGCCGCTCCACCGGTGGGAACGCGTGTATGCCGCCCTGGCCCACGAGGTGCGGCTGCGCATTCTGCACCTCTGCTGGCAGGCCCCGCGCAGCACGCAGGAGCTGGCCCGCCTCCTCCACCTGACCGAAGGCGCCATCTCGCGCCACGTGCACCAGTTGCTGGACGCCGGCCTTCTCGTCGGCAAACGGCAGAGCTACTATGTGATGTACCGGACGGCGGGCGAGCGCCTCCGCGCCGTCGCCCACGCCCTGCTTCCTCTCCTCCATCAGCCGCTCCTGAAAGATCCGCCCGCTCCAACGCACGCGACAGAAGGAGGATGCCAGCCATGACGGTGCGCATCGTCGCCGACGAGGACGTCCCCGAAGAAGCGGTCCTGCGCGGGATCCAGCGCTTGCACGGGCACACCCACCCCCGACGCGAGGGGGGGTTACGAAAAACAAAGCCCCGCAGGAAAGGCCACCGTTGCCCTTCCGCTGCGGGGCTTTTTTTTTCTTATGGCAAGTCACTGTAACGAACCCACACCCACGCATTCTGCAAATAACCCAACCCAAGCTTGGCCGCAACTTGCGGGGTAAGATCAACGCCCGCCGGATTGGTTACCGTTCGGCCAAATTGGTCTTTCCCGCCATTGTATCCTCGGAAATAAGCCGCTTCAGCCTCCGGTTCACCCAATGCCAAATCCGTAAACTTTCGTCGGGGATTGGCGTCGTCCGCTGCATCCCAATAATTGTCGTCTTCATTCCACGGGCCTACTTCCCGAACCAGCACATCAAGAACAGCTTTATTCGTCGGTTCGTAATAAACATTCGCCGTATACGGCGGGTTCTTGTAGTAAGGTTCAATGGTATCGGGAATGTTGCCCCACCTCCCGAGATTAGCAAACTTCAC
This region of Calditerricola satsumensis genomic DNA includes:
- a CDS encoding NADPH-dependent FMN reductase, producing the protein MNRNLKLLWLADALSHLGTSLYTLVLTLLALQVSRHAFGAGLVLFVTTLPYLVLGVMGGAVVDRFNRGAVARKGAGEEAACSRHSRLNLRRTGGERMNVLILSGSLRNPSHTRALLDEVATLLHERGCRVHLFDLAETTLPPCDPAYHRRPGDHPDPHVRRLVQLADAADAFVWGTPNYHNSYSGALKNALDHLTMDQFRNKPVGLVANSGGMRSTQPLDHLRIVARGLLAVAIPIQVATCDGDYAQEGGGYRLVDPTVKERLRHFVQQLVVFAERLR
- a CDS encoding ArsR/SmtB family transcription factor, encoding MIDVHLGDQPEEKIRFTYSPLGELVHALGALVNPKRHPLHLRWILAQKAALPRDLWREIRVLSFAYKTWQLGLFSPTPEDDLLTFEDELTRVATLPLPRFVEEVGRAFTPMEAERDFTAEEILGDPMAQQTLLKEARRLSPLYEEPAQQLLADPEALRARFLRLLARFWEESFAAEWERLEPLFLADIAEKGERLRQIGLYAFFRETFPDCVVHKHENMLRFRKRYEAVVDLDQHDHLLLVPSWFTWSFSRVECDPPWTPAIIYPVVRHDLALRAPLHRWERVYAALAHEVRLRILHLCWQAPRSTQELARLLHLTEGAISRHVHQLLDAGLLVGKRQSYYVMYRTAGERLRAVAHALLPLLHQPLLKDPPAPTHATEGGCQP